The following are encoded in a window of Labrus bergylta chromosome 16, fLabBer1.1, whole genome shotgun sequence genomic DNA:
- the LOC109999168 gene encoding tryptase-2: MAFCKLFTVLVLIHNGGGLLGAEVRSSIIGGEDALQGVWPWMVHLNISADGIKKYRCGGTILNSQLVLTSASCWDRHPKPNPSRSMAWVGSQDLAKGATRYMGLAFHMSHPNYKAYDGGSVNDLGLVKLKKKLVFSESKLVAPVKLPSPSDIFDETSECWITGWGAVGNGVPLPAPETLQQLRIPILPQSVCKAKYPHLTSDQLCAGDLAGGKDACKGDYGGPLVCRTARGFVQVGIMSYGSPDGCGLPDRPGVYTRVSSYMDYINSYINLTEEASAEV; encoded by the exons ATGGCTTTCTGCAAACTCTTCACTGTGCTGGTGCTGATCCACAACGGTGGAG GTTTGCTTGGAGCCGAGGTGAGGAGCTCCATCATCGGGGGGGAGGACGCTCTGCAGGGCGTCTGGCCCTGGATGGTTCACCTCAACATCTCCGCTGATGGGATCAAAAAATATCGCTGCGGCGGCACCATCCTCAACAGTCAGTTGGTGCTCACTTCTGCCAGCTGTTGGGACAG acATCCTAAACCTAATCCGTCTCGATCCATGGCCTGGGTGGGCTCCCAGGATCTAGCGAAGGGGGCCACTCGTTACATGGGCCTTGCTTTCCACATGTCTCACCCTAACTACAAAGCCTATGACGGTGGCTCCGTGAACGACCTCGGCCTGGTGAAGCTGAAGAAAAAACTCGTTTTTTCTGAGTCCAAGCTCGTCGCCCCGGTGAAGCTGCCGAGCCCCAGTGACATCTTCGACGAGACCTCTGAGTGTTGGATCACAGGCTGGGGGGCCGTCGGAAACGGTG ttcCACTCCCTGCTCCAGAAACCCTTCAGCAGCTGAGGATTCCCATCCTCCCTCAGAGCGTGTGCAAGGCGAAATATCCTCATCTGACCTCCGATCAGCTGTGTGCAGGAGACCTGGCCGGAGGGAAGGACGCCTGCAAG ggGGATTACGGCGGCCCGCTGGTGTGTCGTACAGCCCGCGGCTTTGTGCAGGTGGGCATCATGAGCTATGGGAGTCCGGATGGTTGTGGTCTCCCCGATCGTCCTGGCGTCTACACCCGAGTTTCCAGCTACATGGACTACATCAACAGCTACATCAACCTCACCGAGGAAGCCTCCGCTGAAGTCTAG
- the si:ch73-366l1.5 gene encoding FILIA-N KH-like domain-containing protein isoform X1 — MDLDPAVIIPAILFTVVAIYFASSLLSKKPDASSSAGKKKPKVGYGDDIPPSRALGQHLPPAPKPEPPAPAVETITPAEKIQETPVKAAPEPVPEPVKAPEPVPEPELVPETIAVEEVAAVPEPIPEPEPVSEPEPVPEPAAVPEPVPEPEPVPEPEVVVAEPEPEPVVEPEPEPEPEPVVEESLPELIQESTVDRFPTPEPVVEASPEPEPEPELEADLDNDVAAAEDSVTFTPGKKQSKFETLMTKEEIEEEQRVQQEQLAAIFLLLRENQEALGEVTEGDMEEQMKLYSL; from the exons ATGGATCTGGACCCGGCCGTTATCATTCCCGCAATCCTCTTCACCGTCGTCGCCATCTACTTCGCTTCGTCGCTCCTGAGCAAGAAGCCCGACGCCTCCTCCTCAGCCGGGAAAAAGAAGCCCAAAGTCGGCTACGGAGATGACATCCCTCCCTCCAGAGCTCTGGGTCAACATCTCCCACCGGCGCCCAAACCTGAGCCTCCTGCCCCGGCTGTGGAGACGATAACACCCGCTGAAAAGATCCAGGAGACACCAGTGAAG GCTGCCCCAGAACCAGTTCCTGAACCAGTTAAAGCACCCGAACCTGTGCCAGAACCAGAGCTTGTACCAGAAACAATTGCAGTAGAAGAAGTAGCCGCAGTGCCAGAACCTATCCCAGAACCAGAGCCAGTATCAGAACCCGAACCCGTCCCTGAACCTGCTGCAGTCCCAGAACCAGTACCGGAGCCTGAACCAGTCCCTGAACCTGAAGTAGTCGTAGCAGAGCCTGAACCAGAGCCCGTGGTCGAGCCTGagcctgaacctgaacctgaacccgTTGTGGAGGAGTCCCTACCTGAGCTGATCCAGGAATCCACAGTAGACCGCTTCCCCACCCCTGAACCTGTCGTAGAGGCGTCACCTGAGCCTGAACCTGAACCAGAACTAGAGGCCGACCTGGACAACG acgtGGCCGCAGCTGAAGATTCAGTGACGTTCACTCCGGGAAAGAAACAGAGCAAGTTTGAGACGCTGATGACCAAGGAGGAGATCGAAGAGGAGCAGAG GGTGCAACAGGAGCAGCTGGCGGCCATCTTTCTTCTGCTGAGGGAGAACCAGGAGGCGCTGGGGGAGGTGACGGAGGGAGACATGGAGGAGCAGATGAAGCTGTACTCGCTCTGA
- the si:ch73-366l1.5 gene encoding FILIA-N KH-like domain-containing protein isoform X3 — MDLDPAVIIPAILFTVVAIYFASSLLSKKPDASSSAGKKKPKVGYGDDIPPSRALGQHLPPAPKPEPPAPAVETITPAEKIQETPVKAAPEPVPEPVKAPEPVPEPELVPETIAVEEVAAVPEPIPEPEPVSEPEPVPEPAAVPEPVPEPEPVPEPEVVVAEPEPEPVVEPEPEPEPEPVVEESLPELIQESTVDRFPTPEPVVEASPEPEPEPELEADLDNDVAAAEDSVTFTPGKKQSKFETLMTKEEIEEEQRAAE; from the exons ATGGATCTGGACCCGGCCGTTATCATTCCCGCAATCCTCTTCACCGTCGTCGCCATCTACTTCGCTTCGTCGCTCCTGAGCAAGAAGCCCGACGCCTCCTCCTCAGCCGGGAAAAAGAAGCCCAAAGTCGGCTACGGAGATGACATCCCTCCCTCCAGAGCTCTGGGTCAACATCTCCCACCGGCGCCCAAACCTGAGCCTCCTGCCCCGGCTGTGGAGACGATAACACCCGCTGAAAAGATCCAGGAGACACCAGTGAAG GCTGCCCCAGAACCAGTTCCTGAACCAGTTAAAGCACCCGAACCTGTGCCAGAACCAGAGCTTGTACCAGAAACAATTGCAGTAGAAGAAGTAGCCGCAGTGCCAGAACCTATCCCAGAACCAGAGCCAGTATCAGAACCCGAACCCGTCCCTGAACCTGCTGCAGTCCCAGAACCAGTACCGGAGCCTGAACCAGTCCCTGAACCTGAAGTAGTCGTAGCAGAGCCTGAACCAGAGCCCGTGGTCGAGCCTGagcctgaacctgaacctgaacccgTTGTGGAGGAGTCCCTACCTGAGCTGATCCAGGAATCCACAGTAGACCGCTTCCCCACCCCTGAACCTGTCGTAGAGGCGTCACCTGAGCCTGAACCTGAACCAGAACTAGAGGCCGACCTGGACAACG acgtGGCCGCAGCTGAAGATTCAGTGACGTTCACTCCGGGAAAGAAACAGAGCAAGTTTGAGACGCTGATGACCAAGGAGGAGATCGAAGAGGAGCAGAG AGCGGCTGAATGA
- the si:ch73-366l1.5 gene encoding FILIA-N KH-like domain-containing protein isoform X2: MDLDPAVIIPAILFTVVAIYFASSLLSKKPDASSSAGKKKPKVGYGDDIPPSRALGQHLPPAPKPEPPAPAVETITPAEKIQETPVKAAPEPVPEPVKAPEPVPEPELVPETIAVEEVAAVPEPIPEPEPVSEPEPVPEPAAVPEPVPEPEPVPEPEVVVAEPEPEPVVEPEPEPEPEPVVEESLPELIQESTVDRFPTPEPVVEASPEPEPEPELEADLDNDVAAAEDSVTFTPGKKQSKFETLMTKEEIEEEQRIELTSDFTSL; this comes from the exons ATGGATCTGGACCCGGCCGTTATCATTCCCGCAATCCTCTTCACCGTCGTCGCCATCTACTTCGCTTCGTCGCTCCTGAGCAAGAAGCCCGACGCCTCCTCCTCAGCCGGGAAAAAGAAGCCCAAAGTCGGCTACGGAGATGACATCCCTCCCTCCAGAGCTCTGGGTCAACATCTCCCACCGGCGCCCAAACCTGAGCCTCCTGCCCCGGCTGTGGAGACGATAACACCCGCTGAAAAGATCCAGGAGACACCAGTGAAG GCTGCCCCAGAACCAGTTCCTGAACCAGTTAAAGCACCCGAACCTGTGCCAGAACCAGAGCTTGTACCAGAAACAATTGCAGTAGAAGAAGTAGCCGCAGTGCCAGAACCTATCCCAGAACCAGAGCCAGTATCAGAACCCGAACCCGTCCCTGAACCTGCTGCAGTCCCAGAACCAGTACCGGAGCCTGAACCAGTCCCTGAACCTGAAGTAGTCGTAGCAGAGCCTGAACCAGAGCCCGTGGTCGAGCCTGagcctgaacctgaacctgaacccgTTGTGGAGGAGTCCCTACCTGAGCTGATCCAGGAATCCACAGTAGACCGCTTCCCCACCCCTGAACCTGTCGTAGAGGCGTCACCTGAGCCTGAACCTGAACCAGAACTAGAGGCCGACCTGGACAACG acgtGGCCGCAGCTGAAGATTCAGTGACGTTCACTCCGGGAAAGAAACAGAGCAAGTTTGAGACGCTGATGACCAAGGAGGAGATCGAAGAGGAGCAGAG GATAGAGCTTACATCCGATTTTACTTCTCTATAA